The segment tggggacaccaggtgtgttatGACTAActggggacaccaggtgtgttatGACTCTGGGGACACCAGGCGTGTTATGACTAActggggacaccaggtgtgttatGACTCTGGGGACACCAGTTGTGTTATGACTAAttggggacaccaggtgtgttatGACTAACTGGGGACACCAAGTGTGTTATGACTAActggggacaccaggtgtgttatGACTAAttggggacaccaggtgtgttatGACTAActggggacaccaggtgtgttatGACTAActggggacaccaggtgtgttatGACTAAttggggacaccaggtgtgttatGACTAAttggggacaccaggtgtgttatGACTAATTGGGGACACCAGGCGTGTTATGACTAATTGGGGACACCAGGCGTGTTTAGACTAActggggacaccaggtgtgttatGGCTAActggggacaccaggtgtgttatGACTAAttggggacaccaggtgtgttatGACTAAttggggacaccaggtgtgttatGACTCTGGGGACACCAGGCGTGTTATGACTAACTGGGGACACCAGGCGTGTTATGACTAActggggacaccaggtgtgttatGACTAActggggacaccaggtgtgttatGACTAActggggacaccaggtgtgttatGACTAActggggacaccaggtgtgttatGACTAActggggacaccaggtgtgttatGACTAActggggacaccaggtgtgttatGACTAActggggacaccaggtgtgttatGACTAActggggacaccaggtgtgttatGACTAActggggacaccaggtgtgttatGATTAATTGGGGACACCAGGCGTGTTATGACTAActggggacaccaggtgtgttatGACTAACTGAGGACACCAGGTGTGTTATGACTAActggggacaccaggtgtgtttaGACTAATTGGGTACACCAGGTGTGTTATGACTAActggggacaccaggtgtgttatGACTAAttggggacaccaggtgtgttatGACTctggggacaccaggtgtgttatGACTAActggggacaccaggtgtgttatGACTAActggggacaccaggtgtgtttaGACTAActggggacaccaggtgtgttatGACTAAttggggacaccaggtgtgttatGACTctggggacaccaggtgtgttatGACTCtgtggacaccaggtgtgttATGACTAACTGGTGACACCAGGTGTGTTATGACTAActggggacaccaggtgtgtttaGACTAActggggacaccaggtgtgtttaGACTAActggggacaccaggtgtgttatGACTAActggggacaccaggtgtgtttaGACTAActggggacaccaggtgtgtttaGACTAActggggacaccaggtgtgtttaGACTAActggggacaccaggtgtgtttaGACTAACTGGGGACACCAGGCGTGTTTAGACTAActggggacaccaggtgtgttatGACTctggggacaccaggtgtgttatGACTCTGGGGACACCAGGTGTTTTATGACTAACTGGGGACACCAGGTGTTTTATGACTAActggggacaccaggtgtgttatGACTAACTGAGGACACCAGGTGTGTTATGACTAActggggacaccaggtgtgttatGACTAACTGAGGACACCAGGTGTGTTATGACTAACTGGGGACACAAGGTGTGTTATGACTctggggacaccaggtgtgttatGACTAATTGGGGACACCAGGCGTGTTATGACTAATTGAGGACACCAGGCGTGTTATGACTAATTGGGGACACCAGGCGTGTTATGACTAATTGGGGACACCAGGTTTGTTATGACTAATTGGGGACACCAGGCGTGTTATGACTAATTGGGGACACCAGGCGTGTTATGACTAATTGGGGACACCAGGCGTGTTATGACTAATTGGGGACACCAGGCGTGTTATGACTAACTGGGGACACCAGGTGTTTTATGACTAATTGGGGACACCAGGCGTGTTTAGACTAActggggacaccaggtgtgttatGACTAACTGGGGACACCAGGCGTGTTATGACTAActggggacaccaggtgtgttatGACTAATTGGGGACACCAGGCGTGTTATGACTAATTGGGGACACCAGGCGTGTTATGACTAACTGGGGACACCAGGCGTGTTATGACTCTGGGGACACCAGGCGTGTTATGACTAACTGAGGACACCAGGCGTGTTATGACTAACTGGGGACACCAGGCGTGTTATGACTAACTGAGGACACCAGGTGTGTTATGACTAActggggacaccaggtgtgttatGACTAACTGGGGACACCAGGCGTGTTATGACTAACTGGGGACACCAGGCGTGTTATGACTAACTGGGGACACCAGGCGTGTTATGACTAACTGGGGACACCAGGCGTGTTATGACTAACTGGGGACACCAGGCGTGTTATGACTAACTGGGGACACCAGGCGTGTTATGACTAActggggacaccaggtgtgttagGAAGATGTTATAATATGATCTAATAGAGGACATGTCTCCATCCCTGACtgactcctccccttcctctttctAGTCCACGGTTGACGATAAAGGACGATAAGGTCTGAATCAGCCCACAATAGAGGATatgactcctcctcttcctctttctagtCCAGGGTTGATGATAAAGGGCAGAGAGAAGGATCCATTTACAGTCCTTTTACAGCCGGACAAGAGACAGCATCAACATGGTGAGTCACTCTTCTGATGATGGGATTATAACACATACACGGATGTTCCTTTTTAACACATTATTTATATATTGCAACATTTTTAAGTTAAATATGTAGGTATATTGTACAATGTGAATGTGATGCTGTGACAACAATATTATGTTGCCATGACAAAAAGCTGTTTGTAATTATTAGTCAATTTTACAAGAATGTTGTGTAATAAATTGTTAGCCCCTTAGCCTACAGTTGAAACCTttatatcaatcaaatgtatttaataaaGTCCTTTTTACATTGTCACAACGTGCTCTAAACGAAGTGATTTTTTCCCATATATTTACAGTTGTTCCCAATCCTCGTAGTGCTGGCGTCGGTTGATCTCAGCTGTGGCGCAATGAAAGAGGTTCTTCAAAGTCAGACCCCCTCCACCTACCACCACCTGGACTCCACCACGGGCCAGTTCCTCACCTGTAATCGCTGTCCACCTGGCCACCACATGTCTGCGCACTGCACCGCCACCACACAGACCGTGTGTACACCATGTCCATCAAGCCACTACACTCAGTACTGGAACTACCTGCACAAGTGTCTGTACTGCGGCACGTTCTGTGGGGAGCACCAGGTGGTCAAGGAGGAGTGCTCGGTTCTCAATGACAGGGTGTGTGAATGCAAAGGAGGATATTACTGGGACGCCGATTTCTGTATCAGACACACGGAGTGTCCTTCTGGCTACGGGGTGAAACGGAGAGGTAAGAAACAGAATGGACAGATATATCACAATTTCCTTCTTTGCGCAATCGCGTTATTTTGCAGATATATAGAATAACGGTTTATAAAGGGTTTTAACGGACAAATAGTAATATACATTTGTTTAAAAATGTCAAATGTCCCCACAGGTACGACGGAGACGGACACGGAGTGTGAAAAATGCCCTCACGGTTCCTTCTCCAAAAGCTCTTCTTCGCTCGCGCTGTGCGTAAATCACACGGATTGCGCGTCACTGGGGCGGAAGACGGCCCTCGGGGGTACGTGTTGGCACGACAACCTCTGCGCGCTTTCCTGTGAAGAACTGAAAGATGGAGGTGGGTATCATCGACAAGATCTTGATATTGACTTGTGTTTTTAGTTGTGGCGTGTTTCAAACCCAAATAGTGAAACAGAATTGGTGGACTATATTTTATTTATTGCAGGCttttatgaaatgtaatgaaagtaATATTAGTATATTTTTGCATTACATTGGTTTTATGCATTAGTATTACGTTAGTGTTACTGACattcaaatcaaaatgttttcCTCGGTTCGCAGGTGAGTTTAAACTACTCAGAACTTTCCTTTCTGACTTCTTCGCTCATCACAAGATGAGAGTGGTGAAGCTGAGGAAGCTGGTCTGGAGGTTGATGGCCAGTGAAGAGGAGCAccaggttagagagacagacctacatgttgtgtgtgtatgtactgatagATGCTACTGAACGTAAGGTCCTATATGAACATATACATGATAAATGCAGACCTAGAACAGAACACTCCGTTTTGAGTCAGTACAGAACCTTAGTTATGTTTATCTTGTTTTacattgatgtagttctgtcattaagctgttcttgtctgttcatgttctgtattatgtcatggtTTATGTTGCTGTGtgggccccaggaagagtagttgctgctaTGGCAACAACTAATTGGGGATCCTAATTAAATACCAAatgaccgacacacacacacagttagaggTTTACATTTAACCTGGCCTTTAATCAATGATTTCACTTCATTATTCTCTTGTATTTACTTCTGTTGTTGTATATCTCCTTCATTTTATTATTTGAAAATGTGCCGCAATTTTAAATGCAATTTAAATCAAGTTTAATTTCCTTTGATTTGAGCAGGAGCACCAGGACCAGCAGGAGCACCAGCAGCACCCAGCCAGCAGCCTCTCCCAGTCCGCCCAGAGAGGCCTCTTGCAGGGCCAGGTGAAGGACTGGATCAGGGATTCCTCACAGGAAGACCTGAGGAGTCTCCCTGAAATACTGAGGAAGACCCATCAGAGTGTGATggcagagagactagagaggaagatgagggagTTACAGGAAGCCTCTGATTGTAACTCGGTTAGAAACACGGTGACCTCATCACCTCACTGTGATGTAGAAGAGTTTTCTCAATCTGAATAACTCACGGATTGGATACAGTACCATATAGCCCACAGTGGTCATGAATGTACTACTGTAAACCACTGTGCTGTATGCTGTATGCCTGTGTTGTTCACTGGTTATCAGCTGACTTCCAAAATACTGGTCAGTTATGGTTGTACAATGTGTCTGCTTTGTCCTGgtcaaataatgaaacatgtcagTCCTCAGGGAACGAGATGGTCCTTTTTCCtactaaagccatgacaccacCTTCGTACTGTCATTGTCTTCTTATCTAATACTGCACACAGTGGATCTACCTTCATACTGTCTCCTTATCTAATACTGCACACAGTGGTTCTACCTTCATACTGTCATTGTCTCCGTATCTAATACTGCACACAGTGGTTCTACCTTCATACTGTCATTGTCTCCGTATCTAATACTGCACACAGTGGTTCTACCTTCATACTGTCATTGTCTCCTTATCTAATACTGCACACAGTGGTTCTATCTTCATACTGTCATTGTCTCCTTATCTAATACTGCACACAGTGGTTCTACCTTCATACTGTCATTGTCTCCTTATCTAATACTGCACACAGTGGTTCTACCTTCATACTGTCATTGTCTCCTTATCTAATACTGCACACAGTGGTTCTACCTTCATACTGTCATTGTCTTATCTAATACTGCACACAGTGGTTCTACCTTCATACTGTCATTGTCTCCTTATCTAATACTACACACAGTGGTTCTACCTTCATACTGTCATTGTCTTCTTATCTAATACTGCACACAGTGGTTCTACCTTCATACTGTCATTGTCTCCTTATCTAATACTGCACACAGTGGTTTTAGTGTTAACCAAAGAATTTTAATATTTCAACTGACAGTTAAGTGAATAATTTTAGTCAACAACAAGTAGTAAACGTTATGGACACACAACAAGGGGTCCCCTCTTATCTCCTGTCAACAGATATAAATCAACAAGGAGTCCCCTCTTATCTCCTGTCAACAGATATAAATCAACAAGGAGTCCCCTCTTATCTCCTGTCAACAGATATAAATCAACAAGGAGTCCCCTTGTAAcgcttgttctcctcctcttcgtccgaagaggaggagtagggatcagaccaaaattcAGCGGGTTTTgagaacataatgaatttatacaaccacgaagacgaacacgaaacaacacttggaataattacaaaataacaaaacgaacgaagacagacctgaaatagagaacttacatataacacgaagaactcaTGAACAGGaatagactacaaacaaaacgcaAAACGGTCCCCTCTTATCTCCTGTCAACAGATATAAATCTACAAGGAGTCCCCTCTTATCTCCTGTCAACAGATATAAATCAACAAGGAGTCCCCTCTTATCTCCTGGCAACAGATATAAATCAACAAGGAGTCCCCTCTTATCTCCTGTCAACAGATATAAATCAACAAGGAGTCCCCTCTTATCTCCTGTCAACAGATATAAATCAACAAGGAGTCCCCTCTTATCTCCTGTCAACAGATATAAATCAACAAGGAGTCCCCTCTTATCTCCTGTCAACAGATATAAATCAACAAGGAGTCCCCTCTTATCTCCTGTCAACAGATATAAATCAACAAGGAGTCCCCTCTTATCTCCTGTCAACAGATATAAATCAACAAGGGGTCCCCTCTTATCTCCTGTCAACAGATATAAATCAACAAGGAGTCCCCTCTTATCTCCTGTCAACAGATATAAATCTACAAGGAGTCCCCTCTTATCTCCTGTCAACAGATATAAATCAACAAGGAGTCCCCTCTTATCTCCTGGCAACAGATATAAATCAACAAGGAGTCCCCTCTTATCTCCTGTCAACAGATATAAATCAACAAGGGGTCCCCTCTTATCTCCTGTCAACAGATATAAATCAACAAGGAGCCCCCTCTTATCTATCAAACCTCCCCATGCTTCCTGTCAACAGATATACTGTAAAACATGATTTGTCAACAAGTAGTCAAGTCTTTCTACGCTCGTAAAGAGGTGACCCCCCCCTTTAAACATTTCTCTCCATGGAACACCCCAACCTTCACCATGTCAACAACAGGCTAGCTAGCGTGATTCATGTCTTCACAAGGCTCCTCTACATTGGAGGTGACACACCGTGGTAAAGTTAgtgtggtgggttgtgtttatGTCCAACATACTATAACCAGGGTCAAGGTGACATAGAAATGCATTTACTAGAACGGGGAAAGCCCCTCTGACCATAGCAATTTGACTGGAGTTTACCTCATGGGGTCACTCAATATGGCCGACTATTTATTTCTATAGGGGGGAGATGGTGAAGTCCCCGTGTCTGACTGCTGAAGGCAACCAGGTCAGGCCACAGTCATGTCTGGTTCCTGGGTCTCAAATGTTCCTCAAATGAGATCATTTGAaccaatagtgtgtgtgtgtgtgtgtgtgtgtgtgtgtgtgtgtgtgtgtgtgtgtgtgtgtgtgtgtgtgtgtgtgtgtgtgtgtgtgtgtgtgtgttaatagggTCTGCTGATggaggtgaggtgactacccCACCAAACGTTTGAAACCTCAAACCTGACACAGAGAAGCCACTAAACCGTGCTTTCATTCTTCACCAAGCAGCAGAACACATTAGGGATAGAAGGGGAGCGGACAAACCACAATGTAAAAAAAGTTACATGTTTTAACTGGAaatgggggagagaaagaaaaatgACGGTAAATGAAGGTCCAGTCATCTGTCTCTTTAAAAATCCAGATTTAGGTCTTTTAGATAATTGTGTTTGTCCGTGTCCCAGACCTGCAGTCTTAAGTGATTTTCATCCTGTTTGTCGTACATATTTAGCCCAACACTTCACAATTTATAGTAAGTAATCAATGTTAAAAGAAAATGTGGGACATAAAACTTAAATAGTTTTCTAAATCTATTCATGAGTGTCTGAAATAGACTTCTCTGAAAGTCCTAACAACCCTTGGCTGTCATTGACCGACTGTCTGGACAATTAGAAtttcagggagagagaacagaacagaaacaattattttaacctcAGGACTTTCCCCAGGAAACGAACCGATCAGAAACCCCCGGGTGATGTTGTCCAGGGATgtctcccaaatggaaccctgttccatatatattgcactacttctgaccagagtcctatagggccctgatgaaaagtagtgcactatatagggaatagggttccatttg is part of the Salvelinus fontinalis isolate EN_2023a chromosome 6, ASM2944872v1, whole genome shotgun sequence genome and harbors:
- the LOC129856651 gene encoding tumor necrosis factor receptor superfamily member 6B-like isoform X2, with product MLFPILVVLASVDLSCGAMKEVLQSQTPSTYHHLDSTTGQFLTCNRCPPGHHMSAHCTATTQTVCTPCPSSHYTQYWNYLHKCLYCGTFCGEHQVVKEECSVLNDRVCECKGGYYWDADFCIRHTECPSGYGVKRRGTTETDTECEKCPHGSFSKSSSSLALCVNHTDCASLGRKTALGGTCWHDNLCALSCEELKDGGEFKLLRTFLSDFFAHHKMRVVKLRKLVWRLMASEEEHQEHQDQQEHQQHPASSLSQSAQRGLLQGQVKDWIRDSSQEDLRSLPEILRKTHQSVMAERLERKMRELQEASDCNSVRNTVTSSPHCDVEEFSQSE
- the LOC129856651 gene encoding tumor necrosis factor receptor superfamily member 6B-like isoform X1, whose protein sequence is MLFPILVVLASVDLSCGAMKEVLQSQTPSTYHHLDSTTGQFLTCNRCPPGHHMSAHCTATTQTVCTPCPSSHYTQYWNYLHKCLYCGTFCGEHQVVKEECSVLNDRVCECKGGYYWDADFCIRHTECPSGYGVKRRGTTETDTECEKCPHGSFSKSSSSLALCVNHTDCASLGRKTALGGTCWHDNLCALSCEELKDGGEFKLLRTFLSDFFAHHKMRVVKLRKLVWRLMASEEEHQQEHQDQQEHQQHPASSLSQSAQRGLLQGQVKDWIRDSSQEDLRSLPEILRKTHQSVMAERLERKMRELQEASDCNSVRNTVTSSPHCDVEEFSQSE